AGTAGGGATTTTAAAACCCACAAATACGGTCTTAGATAAGCTCATCCTTTCTAACTTGGAAAGTATCTGGCATATTCATGAGCATGAAGGCGAAGAAGAACACGAACATGAGGTAACAGCGGCACTGGTGAAATTTAGGTCACCTATGGGTTTAATGACTATTCCTAGAATGGTGAATGAAAATACAAGCATGCAAGCCGCATTGCCCTCTATAGAAGTTAACCGACTTTTTCAGCTCTTTGGTACGGGCATTGAAATCATGAAGTACCTTGCTTATCTTATTGTGCTTATTTCTGGTATTAGTGTTTTTATATCGCTCTTCAATTCACTGAAAGACCAAAAGAATGAAAAGGCATTGATGCTAACATTAGGAGCTAGCCGCACTAAGGTTTTTACACAGCTCTTATTAGAAGGTTTGTTATTGAGCTTTATTGGCTACTTCTTAGGCATTATTTTGTCAAAGCTTGCCCTATTCTCAATCTCAAAACTATTGAGCGAAACCAACTTCACCGAAATTAATATTTGGCAATTCGGTACCGTGGAAATTTATTTGCTAGTCATGGCGTTACTTATAGGTATAGTTTCGGCAGCACTTCCGGCTTTGGGCATTTATAAAGTCAACATTTCCGAAACCTTATCACGAGAATAGTAGTTTTTATCTCTACATTTTAATTGATTCCAAAATCAAATAGACAATGACGTTCAAATCAATACTTCTTTTATCAACACTCTTCTGGGGTACATCATTTACGCTGGATAAACCTACGGTTATTACCTGGAAAACTTTAACCGATGTAAGTTTTGATAAGAAATGGAATAAGGAAGAAGGAATGTTTATCCTCATCCCTAAGTTTGGGACATCAGTTACACCACTGAAAGACAAACAAGTACAAATTACGGGTTACATGATTCCTATTGATATTGAAACTAGCTATTACGTACTTTCGGCAAATCCTTATGCATCTTGCTTTTTTTGTGGCGGAGCCGGACCGGAATCAGTCATGTCAATAAAATTTAAAGGCCCTGTTAAACGTTTTGATACCGATGACAGAGTAACACTTTCTGGAAAACTAACGTTGAACAAAGACAACCTAGAGGAGCTAAACTACATCTTAAGTGAAGCTACACTAGTAGAAAAAAAATAACATAAACTCTTTTATTTAGATAGAATGAAAAAATCGTTTTTCCTGGGCATAATTGCAATGCTCTTAATTAGTTTAGATTCGACTGCACAATACAATAATAATATTGCCGTCGGTTTAAAAATTGGTGAGCCTATTGGTTTAAATATTAGAAAATACTTTCAATATGGTGACAAAACCTTTGATATAAACATTGGTTCATATGGTCTTCTATATGGTCAACACAGAAAATACAGAGATGGCCCGTATCACCTTAAAAACTCAAATGGCAAGTATACCTCTTCTCAGCCGGCTGGAATGATGTTTCAAGGTATATATTCTTGGCATAGACCTGTAGGAAAGGGAGATGCTATAAAAGTTTACTATGGTTTTGGTGGACAGGTAAATTACAGAACCTACGTTTCTAAGGATAACCTTATAGGCACCAACCAAAATGGAGAAAAACATGTTTCCATGGGACCTACGGGTAACGCTGGTATAGAGTATAACCTTCCTGGAAATGATGTTGGTATCTTTTTAGATGCTGGAGGATACGTTGAAATAGTACCCGATTTACTTTTTATGCACCCACAACTTAGTGCAGGTGTAAGAGTAAATATTGTCAGAGGAAAATAAAGTATCAAAGAAATAGTATTTTGGACGGAGTAATTCTTTTGAGTTACTCCGTTTCTATTTTTAATAGTCATAGCTTAACAGAATGAAAGTTTATAATTGCGACAACTGCCAAAATCACCTCTACTTTGAAAACGGGCGATGTTTAAAATGTAGACATAAAGTAGGTTTTGACCCTCAAAAACTACGATTCATTTCGCTTATACGCCAAGCTGATAATGAGTATTTAAATCATCAAAATCGAGACGAGAAATTTAAGTTTTGCAAAAACGCAGACCACAGTACTTGCAACTGGATACTTCCTATATCGTCATCCCATACCTTTTGCAGAGCCTGTGCACTAAACAGAACCATCCCTAACTTAGCTACAGAAAAGAACGTAAAGCGATGGAATTTGATAGAAAATGCAAAGCATAGGCTTGTTTACTCCTTACTGAGAATGAACCTGCCAGTTAAACCAAAAATTGGCAATGAAATAGAAGGCATAGCTTTCAAATTTGTAGAAACACTATCTCCTGAAAATAGAATATACACGGGACATAGCAGTGGTACTATCACCATTAATATAGAAGAAGCCGACGAAAAACTGAGAATTAGTAATAAGGCTGACTTAGGTGAAAAATACAGAACCTTACTTGGGCATTTCAGGCATGAAATAGGTCATTACTACTGGGATGTTTTAATTAAAAACACCCCAAGAGTAGATGATTTCAGATGGAACTTTGGAAACCATAGAGAAGACTATGGAAAGGCCATGGAAGCCTATTACGCCAATGGTGCACCAGAAAACTGGCAAAAGCACTTCATTAGCCCTTACGCTACTGCCCATCCATGGGAAGACTGGGCAGAAACCTGGGCACACTACCTCCACATGATGGATACGCTAGAAACTGCCTTTTCTTTTGGCTTAGGCCTCACAGGAGGAAAACGAAATGTAAACATAGATAGCGACCCGTATTCAGTAGCTTCTTTCGACAGAATCATGGAGCTTTGGCTGCCGCTTACTTACGCCTCCAATAGCCTTGCCCGTAGCATGGGACATACCGATTTTTACCCTTTTATAATTTCTACTCCGGTAAAAAAGAAATTGGCTTTCATTCACAAATTGTGTTACTCATTTAGAAACTATTAAAATCAATATTTTAGTTAGGTCAAAATGAATCTAGTTTTTCGTTATGTTTGTAAAGGAATAACGAAATTTCATAAAGGATGGAGCTAAGCATCAAAAACAGATTTTGGATAGAGTCAAAAAACATAAAGTTTTTAGGTTCTGGCAGAATAGAGCTTTTAGAAAAAATTGACAGACTAGGTTCTATTAGTAAAGCTGCCGCTGAAATGAAAATGGCCTACAGAAAAGCTTGGGGATTAATAAAAGACATGAACGAAATTTCTGACAAACCTTTGGTAATAAAACAAACAGGCGGCAAGCATGGTGGTGGTACTTACGTAACTCCTGAGGGGAAAAAAGCTATTGCGGTTTATAAAGAACTAGAGAGTCAGCTTGAAGTATTTCTAAACAAAGCTCTTAAAAATATTACGCTGTAAATCATGAAAAAGTCGCTATTTTATGGTTTACTTTTACTTCAGTTATTTGTAATTCAAGACTTATTTGGGCAGGAAAAAAACATCCGAAAAACCAACCAACAGTGGGTTCAATATTATAATACCACGCAGCTAAATCAGAAATACACACTACTAATAGACGGCGGATTCAGATGGAAAGATGCTCTCTCTCAAAACTCACAATACATCTTAAGAGCGGCATTAAAGCGAAGCATTGGCACTAGCTCTGGCATAGCCGCTGGTCTGGCGTATTCTGGCTTTTACAATAATGGGCTGGTCAACAAAACAGAGATAAGACCCTACCAAGAGCTAAACCTGATAAGCTCTTTTGGCAAATTAGCTCTCAGTCATCGTTATAGAGTGGAAGAACGTTTTTTTGAAACAATAGTAACGAATGATATTCCAAGTATAAATAGTTTCAATTTCAGATTTAGGTACGCCATCAATGCTAGTATTCCATTGCTTAAAGTATCTCAAAAAGAGCCTGACAGAAAAGTTACTCTTAATATTGGCGATGAAGTCTTTCTTAATGCCGGTGGGCAAATCGAAAATAGATTCTTTGACCAAAACCGTCTGCTTTTAGGCACCTCCGTTCCGGCTGGGAAAGACCTTACATTTACGCTTACTTATAATAGTCAATTTGGGAGTACTTCTTTACCTTATGAGTATAACCATTCCAACATTATTTGGTTAGGTGTCAAACATAATTTAGACCTAAATAAGAAGTCATGAGAAGAATGCTTTATATGTTTCTAGGGTCTTTTCTGCTATTCACTTCGTGCAAAAAAGAGGAACAAAAACTAACTATAGCCACGGCCGCAAATATGCAATTCGCTATGGATTCTCTGGTCAAAAACTTTGAATTAAAAACGGGCATTCCTTGTCAAACGGTGATTGGCTCCTCAGGTAAACTTACCGCTCAAATTACCGCTGGAGCACCGTATGACATTTTTGTGGCAGCAAATATGAAATACCCAAACGCACTTTTCGAAAAAGGTCTTACCGCCAACAAACCAAAAATATATGCCCATGGGAAATTAGTCTTATGGACGCTTGACGCTAATATCAAGCCGAGTATTGATATTTTAAATAGCCAAGAAATCAATCATATTGCCTTAGCAAATCCTGATACAGCCCCTTATGGTACTGCCGCCATGGAGGTGCTAAGTTTTTATAAGCTTAATGAGACGTTAAAAAATAAGCTGGTTTTTGGCGAAAGCATAGCTCAAACCAACTCCTTCATTCACTCCCAGTCTGCCGAAATTGGTTTTACTTCATTATCTACCATTAAAGCTCCTAAACTTGTCAATAAAGGAGCTTGGATAGAAATTGACACCAAGTTTTACAAACCCATAGAACAGGGTATTGTGCTTTTAAAAAAACATAATAAAGACGCCCAACAATTTTACGACTTCCTTTTTACAGAAGAGGCTAGGCAAATTTTAACACATTTCGGCTATGAATAGCTTTTCAGGACATATTGCCCAAATAGAAAGCAGCGGAAACATATCCATTGTCAGTGTAGCTATTGATGAAAAACTGACTTTAAAGTCGGTCATTATAGACACCCAAGAAACTGCTCCTTATTTAGTAGAAGGTGCCGCTGTCAAAACGCTTTTTAAAGAGACCGAAGTCATAATTTCTTTAGAGCAAGATTTAGCCATAAGCCTTCAAAACAGAATAGCGGGAACTGTATCAGAAATAGAAAAAGGAGCCTTATTGAGCCGTATAGTAATTGACACTGATAATGGCAGCTTGGTCTCCATAATCAGTACGCAAGCTGCAAAAAACTTAAAACTCACAAAGGGCTTACACATAACTGCCATGATAAAACTAAATGAAATAATTTTAGCTCCATGATAGACTGGCAACCCATCATATTGACACTCAAATTAGCAGGATTGACCAGTTTAATCCTCTTTGTGATTGCCATTCCTTTGGCCTACTGGCTCTCTTTTACCAAATCAAAATGGAAACCAGTTTTTGAGACCTTGATTAGTATGCCATTGGTGCTCCCCCCTACTGTTCTTGGCTTTTACCTTTTGGTGGCTTTTAGCCCTTCTAATGCTTTTGGCAACTGGCTAAACGACTGGTTTGGCATCAAATTCATTTTCTCTTTTGCTGGCTTAGTCATTGCCTCCATCATCTATAGTTTGCCATTTATGGTGCAGCCCATTCAGGCTGGACTTTCTGCACTTCCAGCATCATTAAGAGAAGCTTCTTATACTTTAGGTAAAAGTAGATTTGAAACATTGACAAAGGTACTCTTGCCTAATATCAAACCCGCTATTTTGACAGGTATAGTATTAAGCTTTGCCCACACCGTGGGAGAGTTTGGTGTGGTTTTGATGATTGGCGGTAATATTCCTGGTAAAACAAAAGTAGCGTCCATAGCCATTTATGATGAAGTAGAAGCTCTAAATTATGGTGCTGCCAATCAGCATTCGTTGATACTTTTTGCCATTACATTTTCCATATTGCTAACCGTTTATTTGGTAAACGGCGGTTATTTAAAACGTATGAAGGCATGAATCCTTATGATTCATTTATAGAACTAAAACCTAGATACTAAAAAAGAGTATTGACTACATTTCAAAAATCAAAGACAGTTTCAATCATTACACACATTACACATACCATCTCGAATCACACTCAACTACCTAACCGTATGAATATTAACTTAAATTTAATATAAGCTTCTTCTGAAAAAAACATAAATCATTTTAACTTTGAACCTAAAGAAGTTCACAAAAAAGGAACCAAAGAGAATCCAATCAAACTGACACTCATAGAATTCTTAAAATCCAATAATTATGAAAAAGAGAGCACTAATTTATCTTATCTTTTTTAATATCTTTTTACTAAGCAGTTGTAAAGAAGAAGTTAACAGGGAAATAACCTTAGAAGAGCAAGTTCTTACTAGAATTCAAAACGATTGCGGCTTCTATCATGACTTTGAGCCGGAGGATGTTGGTCATATTTCAGAATTCAAGAATTCTGTTTTTACCGTTTCACCTTTCATTGAGGGGAATAGTGTTGACCACTTTGGTTTGTATCTAAAACTTCTAGGAGAAGGTGGCATTTCTGTGGCATTCTCTGCTTCTGTAGCAAGCTGTTATCTAAAAGAAATCACATTTGCACTAAACGAAAAATACCTTATTTCGGGCTATGGAATACCCTATATCTATAAACCCAGTGAAGGGTCTCCTGAAACCGGGTCTGGTCTCCTGATAGTAAACAGTATAGAAAAAATAGAGTGATATTAACAGAACACATCCCATAACCTTAATTAGATGTAGTAGCAGACAGGAATCCAATCAAACTGACACTCATAGAATTCTTAAAATCCAATAATTATGAAAAAGAGAATACTAATTTACCTTATCCTTTTTAATACATTACTCCTAAGCAGCTGTAAAGAGGAAGTTGTACGGAAAATAACCATAGAAGAGCAAGTTCTTACTAGAATTCAAAACGATTGCGGCTTCTATCAAGAATATGGTCCAGAGAATGTAGGGCCTGTTAGGGAATTTAAAAATGCCGAGTTTAAAGTATCGTCTTGGTTTGAGAGTACTATTCCAGAAGAGGATGATTGGGGTGGTTTATATCTAAAATTTTCAGGAGAAGATGGCATTTCTGGGGCATTCACTGTTTCTTTAACTAGCTGTTATTTAAAAGATTCCACCTTTGCTTTGAATGAAAAATATCTCATTTCGGGCTATGGAATACAGCATATACAAGAGCCCAATTCAGGAATCAAAGAATACAGGTCTGGAATACTTATCTTAGACAGTATTGAAAAAATAGAATAATACTTAACACTGTATCTCATTAATCCAGTCAGCATAGCTATATTAGTTCTTTTCAAACAGAAGCCATTGGCTTCTGTTTGGCTTTATAACCATCCCAACAATTCCTCAAAGCGTTACTTATTAAATTAAGCTTACTTTAAAAGCATGGTAGAAATAAACATAAAGAAAAGCTTCCCCTCAGACCTGAAACTTGATATAGCTTTACGAATTAACAAAGGAGACTTTGTTACGCTTTTTGGTACGTCTGGAGCTGGTAAAACTACTACTTTGAAAATAATCAGCGGTCTTTTAAAACCTGATGCTGGATATATTTCTGTCAATGACAATACTTGGTTTGATTCTGAAAAGAAGGTAAATCTAAGTACGCAGAAACGCAGTATTGGCTATGTTTTCCAAGATTTTGCTTTGTTTCCAAACATGACGGTTAGGCAAAATTTAGAGTTTGCCCTTTCAAAAAAACAGGACAACTGTCTTATTGATGAATTGATAGCATTAACGGAGTTAGAATCGCTAGAACATCGAAAACCAGAAACACTTTCTGGTGGGCAAAAACAAAGAGTGGCATTGGCTAGGGCATTGGTACAGCAACCTGAAATACTCCTTTTAGATGAACCTCTTTCTGCCTTAGACAATCAAATGAGGCAGAAGCTTCAAGCCTACATTTTAAAACTGCATAAAAAGTATAAGTTGACCACTATCTTGGTCAGTCATGACATAGGTGAAATAGTAAAACTCTCCGACCAGATATTTGAAATAGAAGATGGTAAAATATCCAAAAAAGGAAATGTAAAAGAGTTTTTTGGACTGAATAAAACAAGTGCCAAATTCAGGTTTAGCGGTGAAGTCATTGACATTATAAAAGAAGATGTCATTTACATTGTGTCTATTTTAATAGGCAACGATATTGTCAAAATAGTAGCTGACCAAAACGAAGTAGAAAACTTAGAAAAAGGCGATAAAGTTTTTGTGGCGTCTAAGGCCTTTAATCCAATTATTCAGAAGGTGGCACACTAAATCATACCCTCTTTTTTAACGAGAATTCTATCAAGCGTTTGTATACAAAAATAGCCAACCGCCGCAATCAGCCCATAAGTCAAATAACTAGATAACTCTTGAATGTTATAATTGGTATTTTGACTAGCATCCAAACCAATAATAAGAGCACACACTCCTATTAAAGCGATAAACAATGTAGCATAAAAGGCATATAATTTTATGTCTCGCCAAAATGTGTCCTTTCTAACTTGTTTGGCCACAACCTTGTTTGCGAAATTGTCTGAAATAGAAATTTCGTCTATATTTCCCAATTCATTGAAAAGTAATTCAAAAAGATCTTTGTCTTCTTTTGACAATGAATCATCAGAAAAATCCGCTTGCTCTTTCATCCAGTTTTCTCTTTTCATAATTGCTCTCTTTTTACATAAGGCTCCAAGTATTCCTTTAATAGCTTCCTTGCTCTAAAAATATAATTTTTCACCGTTCCTTCAGGCATTCCTGTTATCTCCCCTATTTCAGGATAAGAAAACTCCTTTAAATGATAAAGTACTAATACCTCTCTATAATGCTCAGGAAGTTTCTTTATGGCTTCGTTTACTAAAGTACTTAAATCCTTCGA
This sequence is a window from Arcticibacterium luteifluviistationis. Protein-coding genes within it:
- a CDS encoding ABC transporter permease, giving the protein MLLKLVWNKIWHKRLSSFLCILLMGIGVAIISLVANLSKQLEGNFSKSISGIDMVVGAKGSPLQLILSSVFHIDAPTGNIPLSEVNNLKRNRLVKTLIPLSFGDNYRGYRIVGSELSLLTHYQAELTEGKLFKEDLEVVVGTYTAKVLDLKIGDSFESSHGLDSEGETHEEKAYTVVGILKPTNTVLDKLILSNLESIWHIHEHEGEEEHEHEVTAALVKFRSPMGLMTIPRMVNENTSMQAALPSIEVNRLFQLFGTGIEIMKYLAYLIVLISGISVFISLFNSLKDQKNEKALMLTLGASRTKVFTQLLLEGLLLSFIGYFLGIILSKLALFSISKLLSETNFTEINIWQFGTVEIYLLVMALLIGIVSAALPALGIYKVNISETLSRE
- a CDS encoding winged helix-turn-helix domain-containing protein, yielding MELSIKNRFWIESKNIKFLGSGRIELLEKIDRLGSISKAAAEMKMAYRKAWGLIKDMNEISDKPLVIKQTGGKHGGGTYVTPEGKKAIAVYKELESQLEVFLNKALKNITL
- a CDS encoding DUF3299 domain-containing protein, encoding MTFKSILLLSTLFWGTSFTLDKPTVITWKTLTDVSFDKKWNKEEGMFILIPKFGTSVTPLKDKQVQITGYMIPIDIETSYYVLSANPYASCFFCGGAGPESVMSIKFKGPVKRFDTDDRVTLSGKLTLNKDNLEELNYILSEATLVEKK
- the modA gene encoding molybdate ABC transporter substrate-binding protein, with protein sequence MRRMLYMFLGSFLLFTSCKKEEQKLTIATAANMQFAMDSLVKNFELKTGIPCQTVIGSSGKLTAQITAGAPYDIFVAANMKYPNALFEKGLTANKPKIYAHGKLVLWTLDANIKPSIDILNSQEINHIALANPDTAPYGTAAMEVLSFYKLNETLKNKLVFGESIAQTNSFIHSQSAEIGFTSLSTIKAPKLVNKGAWIEIDTKFYKPIEQGIVLLKKHNKDAQQFYDFLFTEEARQILTHFGYE
- a CDS encoding zinc-binding metallopeptidase family protein; this encodes MKVYNCDNCQNHLYFENGRCLKCRHKVGFDPQKLRFISLIRQADNEYLNHQNRDEKFKFCKNADHSTCNWILPISSSHTFCRACALNRTIPNLATEKNVKRWNLIENAKHRLVYSLLRMNLPVKPKIGNEIEGIAFKFVETLSPENRIYTGHSSGTITINIEEADEKLRISNKADLGEKYRTLLGHFRHEIGHYYWDVLIKNTPRVDDFRWNFGNHREDYGKAMEAYYANGAPENWQKHFISPYATAHPWEDWAETWAHYLHMMDTLETAFSFGLGLTGGKRNVNIDSDPYSVASFDRIMELWLPLTYASNSLARSMGHTDFYPFIISTPVKKKLAFIHKLCYSFRNY
- a CDS encoding TOBE domain-containing protein yields the protein MNSFSGHIAQIESSGNISIVSVAIDEKLTLKSVIIDTQETAPYLVEGAAVKTLFKETEVIISLEQDLAISLQNRIAGTVSEIEKGALLSRIVIDTDNGSLVSIISTQAAKNLKLTKGLHITAMIKLNEIILAP
- the modB gene encoding molybdate ABC transporter permease subunit; protein product: MIDWQPIILTLKLAGLTSLILFVIAIPLAYWLSFTKSKWKPVFETLISMPLVLPPTVLGFYLLVAFSPSNAFGNWLNDWFGIKFIFSFAGLVIASIIYSLPFMVQPIQAGLSALPASLREASYTLGKSRFETLTKVLLPNIKPAILTGIVLSFAHTVGEFGVVLMIGGNIPGKTKVASIAIYDEVEALNYGAANQHSLILFAITFSILLTVYLVNGGYLKRMKA
- a CDS encoding DUF2490 domain-containing protein; translation: MKKSLFYGLLLLQLFVIQDLFGQEKNIRKTNQQWVQYYNTTQLNQKYTLLIDGGFRWKDALSQNSQYILRAALKRSIGTSSGIAAGLAYSGFYNNGLVNKTEIRPYQELNLISSFGKLALSHRYRVEERFFETIVTNDIPSINSFNFRFRYAINASIPLLKVSQKEPDRKVTLNIGDEVFLNAGGQIENRFFDQNRLLLGTSVPAGKDLTFTLTYNSQFGSTSLPYEYNHSNIIWLGVKHNLDLNKKS
- a CDS encoding sulfate/molybdate ABC transporter ATP-binding protein, whose protein sequence is MVEINIKKSFPSDLKLDIALRINKGDFVTLFGTSGAGKTTTLKIISGLLKPDAGYISVNDNTWFDSEKKVNLSTQKRSIGYVFQDFALFPNMTVRQNLEFALSKKQDNCLIDELIALTELESLEHRKPETLSGGQKQRVALARALVQQPEILLLDEPLSALDNQMRQKLQAYILKLHKKYKLTTILVSHDIGEIVKLSDQIFEIEDGKISKKGNVKEFFGLNKTSAKFRFSGEVIDIIKEDVIYIVSILIGNDIVKIVADQNEVENLEKGDKVFVASKAFNPIIQKVAH